From Fusarium fujikuroi IMI 58289 draft genome, chromosome FFUJ_chr07, a single genomic window includes:
- a CDS encoding probable phenylalanine--tRNA ligase alpha chain: protein MPTISVDKYKLYEALGQKFTTEEFEDLCFEFGIELDEDTENDERPIVNGEQEPPQLKIEIPANRYDMLCFEGIVTNLNIFRGRIEPPKYRLVEPASGKLESITVKPEAEQVRPYVSGAILRNIKFDKSRYDSFISLQDKLHQNLARNRTLVSIGTHDYDTIQGPFTYEALPPKDIKFIPLNQTKEMDSAELMNFYENDKHLGRFLHIIRDSPVYPAIYDSNRVVCSLPPIINGDHSKISLDTTNVFIEITATDLTKLDIVTDIMVTMFSMYCSEPFTVEPVQINSDHNNQTRVTPNLKPRVAEVEIDYLNSCTGLSESPKSLCKLLSKMSYTSTPSTRDSNILEVAIPPTRADVLHQCDVMEDLAVCYGYNNLPRTAPSRSATVGAPLLVNKLSDIIRIEAAVAGWSEVMPLILCSHDENFAWLNRKDDGNTVVRLANPKTAEYQVVRSTLLPGLLKTIRENKGHSVPMKIFEVSDVVFKDESQERKARNERHFAAAWYGRTSGFEVVHGLLDRVLLMLRTAFLTHEEGLSGKSVDFEVKENPGKPDGYWIQELDDATFFAGHAASVYLRLGGKERRIGEFGILHPTVLEKFDLKYPVSTLEINLEVFL, encoded by the exons ATGCCTACCATTTCCGTCGACAAGTACAAGCTTTACGAAGCCCTCGGTCAAAA ATTCACGACCGAGGAGTTTGAGGACCTTTGCTTCGAGTTCGGTATCGAGCTTGACGAGGATACTGAAAATGATGAGCGTCCAATTGTCAACGGCGAACAGGAGCCTCCTCAGctcaagattgagattcCCGCCAACCGATATGATATGCTCTGCTTCGAGGGTATTGTCAccaatctcaacatcttccGTGGACGTATTGAGCCCCCCAAGTACCGTTTAGTCGAGCCCGCAAGTGGCAAGCTTGAGTCAATCACCGTCAAGCCCGAAGCCGAGCAGGTCCGGCCATATGTCTCTGGCGCTATCCTCCGCAATATCAAGTTCGACAAGAGCCGATACGACTCCTTCATCTCTCTACAAGACAAGCTTCACCAGAACCTTGCTCGAAACCGAACACTGGTCTCAATTGGTACCCACGACTATGATACGATTCAAGGTCCCTTCACCTACGAGGCTCTCCCCCCCAAGGATATAAAGTTCATCCCCTTGAACCAGACTAAGGAGATGGACTCTGCCGAGTTGATGAACTTCTATGAGAATGATAAGCACCTGGGCCGCTTCCTACACATCATTCGCGACTCACCAGTCTACCCCGCGATCTACGACTCAAACCGTGTTGTCTGTTCCCTTCCTCCAATTATCAACGGTGATCACTCCAAGATTTCACTCGACACCACCAACGTTTTCATTGAGATCACCGCCACCGACCTCACCAAACTCGACATTGTCACCGACATCATGGTTACCATGTTCTCCATGTACTGCTCTGAGCCTTTCACCGTCGAGCCCGTCCAGATCAATTCTGACCATAACAACCAAACCCGAGTCACTCCCAACCTGAAGCCCAGAGTTGCTGAGGTTGAAATCGACTACCTCAACAGCTGCACCGGGCTCAGTGAGTCTCCCAAGAGCCTGTGCAAGCTTCTCTCCAAGATGTCTTACACCTCTacgccatcaacaagagaTTCCAACATCCTCGAGGTTGCTATTCCCCCAACCCGAGCTGACGTCCTGCATCAATGTGACGTGATGGAAGATCTTGCCGTGTGCTACGGATACAACAACCTTCCTCGTACTGCTCCTTCGCGAAGTGCTACGGTTGGCGCCCCTCTGCTGGTCAACAAGCTCAGTGATATTATCCGAATCGAGGCCGCCGTTGCTGGCTGGAGTGAGGTTATGCCCCTGATCTTGTGTAGTCACGATGAGAACTTCGCTTGGCTAAACCGCAAGGATGACGGAAACACCGTCGTACGTCTGGCCAACCCCAAGACCGCTGAGTATCAGGTTGTGCGATCAACTCTTCTACCTGGTCTTCTCAAGACCATTCGCGAGAACAAGGGCCACAGCGTGCCAATGAAGATCTTCGAGGTCTCTGACGTTGTATTCAAGGATGAGTCTCAGGAACGCAAGGCTCGCAACGAGCGACATTTCGCCGCCGCCTGGTATGGCCGAACAAGTGGTTTCGAGGTGGTCCATGGCCTGCTTGATCGTGTTCTTCTCATGCTTCGAACTGCTTTCCTCACCCACGAGGAGGGTCTTTCTGGCAAGAGTGTCGATTTTGAGGTAAAGGAGAACCCCGGCAAGCCTGATGGTTACTGGATCCAGGAGCTTGACGATGCCACTTTCTTTGCTGGCCATGCTGCTTCCGTATACCTGCGTCTTGGTGGAAAAGAGAGGCGCATCGGCGAGTTCGGCATCTTGCACCCTACCGTGTTGGAGAAGTTTGATTTGAA ATACCCTGTCAGCACTCTCGAAATCAATCTCGAGGTCTTCCTGTAA
- a CDS encoding related to myotubularin related protein 1 produces the protein MEARKIIESVQGIYGGQTTHGTLRLTDFHLVFCAPIDQSAKPSESSSHKPKVRERWIPYPMLCYCALRPVPPGSRQAPSIRLRCRDFTFVTFNFTDSEIAREAFDFIKSRTCKLGTVEKLYAFSHKPLKHEREVDGWSVYDPKAEFRRQGISEKLPDKGWRITHINKDYTFCDTYPAFLVVPSKISDNVLKYAKEFRSRNRVPALSYIHPVNNCTITRSSQPLSGITRKTNVQDEKLVAASFNALLPPGSEESTPLSSQPDVSLGNSSLEPELSETERYEDELISRSVAVYDSSGKRQVYGAQQSNLIVDARPTINAMVNQVQGMGSENMDKYKFARKIFLSIENIHVMRSSLNKVIDALKDADISPLPPNRELLHQSGWLRHIHDVLDGSAIIARQIGISHSHVLIHCSDGWDRTSQLSALAQIMLDPYYRTIEGFIVLVEKDWLSFGHMFRLRSGHLNHEDWFTVQRDAFAGSKVQPGENDGRGDAFQNVLSGAKRFFNQNKDDPDLAAVSETAPGKVVDDEATSPKMVSPVFHQFLDCTYQLLRQNKTRFEYNERFLRRLLYHLYSCQYGTFLFNSEKQRKDARAAERTSSVWDYFLCRQAEFKNPDFDASIDDHIKGQERILLPRLKEIRWWHQLFGRTEDEMNGGLNAAAAAETDRQAAISNLQYPSVIQADADPRSSSSSSKSGPPSVLTGVETAHETLTPESRHAPIERSASTEPSGNAFAAIRDGIAGLNLGKGMLGQLTNTGESASSSSSAPAPARSDQELPLERCSFYSVPSDLSGEWEYIKRRDSESLGLRSRLDSIDGLQPYAGLPTPCHSPTIEMPKPVAKLERVLSKSDGQRRAMANSEM, from the exons TGGAAGCCCGAAAG ATCATCGAGAGCGTCCAGGGTATCTATGGCGGCCAAACAACTCATGGCACTTTGCGACTGACGGATTTCCACCTGGTATTCTGCGCACCCATCGATCAATCCGCCAAGCCCTCAGAAAGTTCGTCTCACAAACCCAAAGTTCGCGAGAGATGGATTCCATATCCCATGCTGTGCTATTGCGCACTTCGGCCAGTACCACCTGGATCTCGCCAGGCTCCATCGATCCGTTTGCGATGTCGTGACTTCACCTTTGTGACATTCAACTTCACCGACAGCGAGATTGCCCGAGAAGCTTTCGATTTCATCAAGTCTCGAACTTGCAAACTAGGGACAGTAGAGAAGCTCTATGCTTTCTCCCACAAGCCTCTAAAGCATGAGCGAGAGGTTGACGGTTGGTCGGTCTATGATCCAAAAGCAGAGTTCAGACGCCAGGGCATCAGCGAGAAATTGCCTGACAAAGGTTGGAGGATCACGCATATCAACAAGGACTATACCTTTTGCGATACGTATCCTGCCTTTCTGGTTGTTCCTTCCAAAATATCGGACAATGTCCTTAAATATGCGAAGGAGTTCCGCTCGAGAAACCGTGTGCCGGCTCTGTCGTACATCCATCCAGTAAACAACTGTACCATCACTCGAAGCTCTCAGCCCCTCTCCGGCATCACAAGGAAGACAAACGTGCAAGATGAGAAACTAGTAGCGGCATCGTTCAACGCCCTTTTGCCGCCAGGTTCTGAGGAAAGCACGCCTCTATCGAGCCAGCCCGATGTCTCCCTTGGAAACTCATCACTGGAGCCGGAGCTTTCGGAGACTGAACGATATGAAGATGAACTCATTTCGAGATCCGTTGCCGTTTACGATTCTTCCGGGAAGCGTCAAGTATATGGTGCACAGCAGAGCAACTTGATTGTGGATGCTCGTCCTACTATCAATGCAATGGTGAATCAGGTACAAGGAATGGGCTCGGAAAATATGGACAAGTACAAGTTTGCACGCAAGATATTCCTTAGTATTGAGAATATTCACGTCATGCGAAGCTCCCTCAACAAGGTCATTGACGCACTCAAAGACGCCGACATTTCACCTTTGCCACCAAACAGAGAGCTGCTCCATCAGAGTGGCTGGTTACGGCACATTCATGATGTTCTGGATGGCTCAGCGATAATTGCAAGACAGATCGGAATCAGCCATTCACATGTTCTCATCCACTGCTCCGACGGCTGGGACCGTACGAGCCAGCTCAGTGCCTTGGCTCAAATCATGCTGGACCCATACTACCGCACAATTGAGGGTTTCATTGTTCTTGTGGAAAAAGATTGGTTGTCTTTTGGTCACATGTTCAGGCTTCGATCGGGTCACTTGAACCACGAGGATTGGTTCACTGTGCAGAGAGATGCCTTTGCAGGTTCCAAGGTACAGCCCGGAGAGAACGATGGCCGGGGTGACGCGTTCCAGAATGTGCTGAGTGGTGCAAAGCGTTTCTTCAACCAGAATAAAGATGACCCTGACTTGGCTGCAGTTAGTGAAACAGCCCCTGGAAAGGTTGTTGACGATGAAGCCACCTCTCCAAAGATGGTCAGTCCTGTCTTCCACCAGTTTCTTGACTGCACCTATCAACTTTTACGCCAAAACAAGACTCGTTTTGAGTATAACGAGCGCTTCCTGCGCCGCCTTCTGTACCACCTGTACTCGTGTCAGTACGGCACTTTCCTCTTTAATTCAGAGAAGCAGAGAAAAGATGCGCGAGCTGCAGAGCGGACGTCTTCCGTTTGGGACTACTTTCTGTGTCGGCAAGCTGAGTTCAAAAACCCCGATTTCGATGCCAGTATCGACGACCACATTAAAGGACAGGAGCGGATCCTATTACCGCGACTGAAGGAGATAAGATGGTGGCATCAGTTGTTCGGGAGAaccgaggatgagatgaacGGTGGTTTAAACGCcgctgcagcagcagagacTGACCGCCAAGCCGCCATATCAAATTTACAGTATCCTAGCGTTATCCAAGCAGATGCCGATCCGCGGTCATCCAGTTCAAGCTCCAAGTCGGGGCCACCCTCGGTTCTCACGGGAGTTGAGACTGCCCACGAGACACTCACCCCTGAGTCGCGACATGCACCAATCGAACGGAGCGCATCTACCGAACCAAGCGGTAACGCCTTTGCCGCTATCAGAGACGGGATTGCAGGTCTCAATCTAGGCAAGGGAATGCTGGGGCAACTTACAAATACTGGCGAGtcagcatcatcgtcaagtTCAGCCCCCGCACCAGCTCGTAGCGACCAGGAGCTAC CGCTTGAGCGCTGCAGCTTCTACAGTGTACCCAGCGATCTCAGTGGAGAATGGGAGTATATCAAGCGGCGCGATTCTGAGTCTTTGGGCCTTCGCTCAAGACTTGACTCCATTGATGGCCTCCAGCCCTATGCGGGCCTGCCGACGCCGTGTCACTCTCCAACTATTGAAATGCCAAAACCTGTGGCAAAGCTCGAGAGAGTCCTCTCCAAATCCGATGGGCAGAGGCGTGCGATGGCAAATTCCGAGATGTAA